One window of the Babesia microti strain RI chromosome IV, complete genome genome contains the following:
- a CDS encoding peptidase M16 inactive domain containin (overlaps_old_locusTagID:BBM_III09765) — protein sequence MNDTIFTKSCDMNAVPKWARDGLSVDHEGFERVRGEYISDVNCSITYYKHKSGLKVVAIVPDPDETESAFEIVFPTYPSCDGGHAHIIEHSVLGGSKCYPSKKSFSHILQGGFDTFFNAFTYRDRTSYLFATINEVFFKRAAHYILDGVFRPKLLTDDKILRQEGWHLVVRPEAVGETPAPDKVHEIVHHGKRFSFSGVVYNEERKRYSSITKQIYNTILGSLHTNAYKFDSGGEPNSIAGLSYDSLVSFYKRFYTPSRATIYIYTPQSLAEKLEFVHQFITQLTTLDAQADGTPLCTFTEEYRGENVEVELPYDPSGSVGDILVTAWLIDPIRSVTGDSCLNSVERVAWNVLEQALMGTDKSLIHKALIPHGTNLYPGFFDPTHQQAIFALGVEGFTPTGVFIKSTDKQGYIREFNSIVENALKEKVKDGFSVSELLAAINTVEFQCRELGSPHLPRGLQLSHVMHSQDIFGRDGIEALKFAGIFQYLRSQINKGYFEKLVTDKLLNNRHRVTIHAYPSQDYAVAVEKKYTDRLKTYVEKFTKEQVEQLQQEYQEFINETDDMTSALDKLDFAEKSHLPRDVQLSDVPKLPTEIPSKIMLLCDDKLQEFVQGNSGVPILIQQVPSNGILYMDLAYSLRNMQLSELRELKVLCSSWRESVSEEFEEQIGTHLGGLTVSLVLDTPFNNAHSLVSPKGKYSSKNNSCGYLILRTKFLAQNLGKALELVKKFFSVKVTRDKHKEVLSRLVNQMTLDFTNSGHFYSQTLLESCQSAVGYATEQISGFSFLKYLQRSTLNSTQSVAEDVFDVNELCKVLEKVLEPENAIISFTGSSAYDCVSQNIGEISSLNRLNGCTRAFDQTSLWATEITQEHNDEYSACAVPIPSTNNFVSVGGPLLNESDDIGTHLVISHWLSSSLLWDRVREKGGAYGVSATLTSCGNFYVTSYADPHILPTCDTVYNLAQLIRDEARQMNTSDVDKQKVGTLAKLDSVLTPSQKGFVALLRYVLGKTAGVNADIRNVVFNVTVDDFIKFAERLDQAKQGFGVAIVGNKGQILEQSEGLAKLFNRNKLKVLDL from the coding sequence ATGAATGATACTATTTTCACCAAATCTTGTGATATGAATGCAGTACCTAAATGGGCTAGAGATGGGCTAAGTGTGGACCATGAGGGATTTGAGCGAGTGAGGGGAGAGTATATCAGCGATGTAAACTGCTCCATAACCTACTACAAACACAAAAGCGGCCTAAAAGTTGTAGCCATTGTACCTGACCCAGATGAAACAGAGTCTGCCTTCGAAATCGTATTTCCCACATATCCCTCATGTGATGGAGGACATGCGCACATAATTGAACACTCTGTACTCGGAGGTTCCAAATGTTATCCCTCTAAGAAATCCTTTTCTCACATCTTACAGGGCGGATTCGATACCTTCTTCAACGCCTTCACTTATCGCGATAGAACCAGCTACCTCTTTGCTACAATAAACGAAGTTTTCTTCAAGCGTGCAGCACACTATATTCTTGATGGTGTTTTTAGACCAAAACTATTAACTGATGACAAAATACTTAGACAAGAAGGGTGGCACTTGGTTGTACGCCCTGAAGCAGTTGGTGAAACGCCTGCGCCAGACAAAGTACATGAAATAGTACACCATGGAAAAAGGTTTTCATTTAGTGGCGTTGTTTACAATGAGGAAAGGAAGAGGTATTCTTCCATCACTAAGCAGATATACAACACAATATTAGGTTCTTTACATACTAATGCGTACAAGTTCGACAGTGGCGGAGAGCCAAATTCAATAGCAGGGTTGAGCTACGATTCACTAGTATCATTTTACAAACGATTTTACACTCCTTCCAGGGCTACAatctatatatatacacCACAATCGCTGGCTGAGAAGCTGGAATTTGTGCACCAATTTATTACCCAACTCACTACACTGGACGCGCAAGCTGATGGTACGCCCCTATGTACATTTACTGAGGAATACAGGGGTGAAAATGTTGAGGTTGAGTTGCCGTATGATCCCAGTGGATCTGTGGGAGATATACTAGTAACCGCTTGGCTAATAGATCCAATTCGCAGCGTAACAGGGGATTCTTGCTTGAATTCTGTCGAGCGTGTGGCGTGGAATGTGCTAGAACAGGCATTAATGGGCACGGATAAAAGTTTGATCCATAAGGCGCTAATTCCGCATGGTACAAACCTTTATCCTGGTTTTTTTGATCCAACACATCAGCAGGCTATCTTTGCGCTTGGTGTAGAAGGCTTCACCCCTACTGGAGTATTCATTAAATCCACCGATAAACAGGGATATATCCGTGaatttaatagtatagtTGAAAATGCTTTGAAGGAAAAGGTCAAAGACGGTTTCAGTGTTTCAGAGCTGCTGGCTGCGATAAATACTGTGGAATTTCAGTGCCGTGAGTTAGGATCGCCACATTTGCCTAGGGGGTTGCAATTATCTCATGTTATGCATAGTCAGGACATTTTTGGTCGTGATGGTATAGAGGCGCTTAAGTTTGCGGGTATATTCCAATATCTGAGATCGCAAATTAATAAGGGCTATTTTGAAAAGTTAGTGACAGATAAGTTGTTAAACAACCGGCATAGAGTCACTATACATGCTTATCCGAGTCAGGATTATGCAGTTGCAGttgaaaaaaaatacaCTGATAGGCTTAAAACTTATGTTGAGAAGTTTACCAAAGAACAAGTGGAGCAGTTACAGCAGGAATATCAagaatttattaatgaaaCAGACGATATGACATCTGCACTAGATAAACTAGATTTTGCAGAAAAGAGTCATCTTCCTAGGGATGTACAGTTGAGCGATGTCCCAAAATTACCAACTGAAATACCATCCAAAATCATGTTGTTGTGTGATGATAAGTTACAAGAATTTGTACAGGGTAATAGTGGAGTGCCAATACTTATCCAACAAGTACCGTCCAATGGCATTTTGTACATGGATCTTGCCTATTCCCTTAGGAACATGCAGTTGTCTGAACTACGAGAATTGAAAGTTTTGTGTTCGTCTTGGAGAGAAAGTGTTAGCGAGGAGTTTGAAGAGCAGATCGGTACTCATTTGGGTGGCTTAACAGTTTCACTTGTGTTAGATACACCATTTAATAATGCACATTCACTTGTCTCCCCTAAGGGGAAATATTCCAGCAAGAACAACTCCTGTGGTTACTTAATACTCCGAACTAAATTTCTTGCCCAAAATCTAGGCAAGGCTTTGGAACTTGTcaagaaattttttagtgtAAAAGTGACCAGAGACAAGCACAAGGAAGTACTGTCTAGACTGGTGAACCAGATGACGCTGGACTTCACCAATTCGGGTCATTTTTATAGCCAAACTCTTTTGGAATCATGCCAATCTGCTGTTGGATATGCCACAGAGCAAATCAGTGGGTTTTCTTTTTTGAAGTATCTACAGCGTTCTACGCTAAACTCGACACAAAGCGTAGCAGAAGATGTATTTGATGTTAATGAACTATGCAAAGTGTTGGAAAAGGTTTTGGAACCTgaaaatgcaattatttCATTCACAGGAAGTTCAGCGTATGATTGTGTTTCACAGAATATAGGTGAAATATCATCACTCAATCGGTTAAATGGGTGCACGAGGGCGTTTGACCAAACTTCCCTATGGGCAACAGAAATAACACAGGAGCATAATGATGAGTACAGTGCATGTGCTGTACCTATCCCTTcaacaaacaattttgtgTCTGTAGGAGGGCCCCTATTGAACGAATCAGACGACATCGGCACTCACTTGGTTATTTCCCATTGGCTTTCATCCAGTTTGCTGTGGGACCGTGTTAGGGAGAAAGGAGGTGCTTACGGAGTAAGCGCAACACTAACATCGTGTGGGAACTTTTACGTTACTAGTTATGCTGATCCACATATTTTGCCCACTTGTGATACAGTATACAACCTTGCGCAACTGATAAGGGACGAAGCCCGGCAAATGAACACTAGTGACGTGGATAAGCAGAAAGTTGGCACACTGGCCAAGTTAGACAGTGTATTAACTCCTTCGCAAAAGGGATTTGTTGCACTATTACGCTATGTTTTGGGCAAAACTGCTGGTGTTAATGCGGATATCAGGAATGTAGTATTCAACGTCACAGTGGACGActttataaaatttgccGAGAGATTAGACCAGGCAA